ccagctaattcttatatttttagtagagacggagtttcaccatgttggccaggctggtctcaaactcctggcctcagcctcccaaagtgttgggattacaggcatgagctaccacacccagcgaCCCAGATTGTTAATGCCTCTTAGAGCCTAAAGGatctggccaggagcggtggctcacacctgtaatcccagcactttggtaggccgaggccagtggatcacctgaggtcaggagttcgagaccagcctggccaacatggtgaaaacccgtctctactaaaaatacaaaaattagctgggcatggtggtgggcgcctgtaatctcagctactcgggaggctgaggcaggagaattgctggaacctgggaggtgaaggttgcagtgagccgagatcgtgccattgcactccagcctaggcgacaatagcaagactccatctcaaaaaaaaaaaggaatctggtcaggcaaggtggctcatgcctgtaatcccagcactttgggaggccaaggtgagagaatcgcttgaacccaggagttcaagaccagcctgggcaatacaatgagaccctgtctctacagataaAAGTGAAAATTGGCCAGGCTAGTGGCACATgctttgtagtcctagctactcaagaggttgaggtgagaggatcacttgagcccaggagttcaaggttacattgagctatgattgtgccacagcattccagcctaagCAACCCCATCCCCCTCCCTGGCAAAAAGAATCTGCATGCATGAGTGGCAAGTGTATGCTTAAGCTATCTTGATGAATATCAGCTGTCCCATGAACAGGCCTAGCAGACCATGGTGACATCTGGTTGCTGTGGATATATTTTGAGtactcatttgtctgtttttcctgTGCTTTCTCCATCTCCCCAACTACATGTTAAAACAAAGTACCTAAGTAGTTTTCTCTTACAAAGTTTTCACGAAATTAATTTGGCatttacagatgaaattaatGGAAGAAGAAGTTCTCATTAAGaatggagaaattaaaattttgcgAGACTCACTACATCAGACGGAATCCGTTCTAGAGGAACAGAGAAGATCACATTTTCTTCTTGAGCAAGAGAAAACCCAAGCACTCAGTGACAAGGAAAAGGAATTCTCCAAAAAGGTGACCCAGAGCATTTGTTTTGCACCAGCTTTGCCTGCCCACTGAGTTCCTTTGAGCAGGGTTGCCTGTAAATCTTCCAGGGAGATTTCAACACTTGTTTGTCTTAAATACTTTCTGCTATCATCTCATTGCCATCCACTCTTCTTCCAGGGTCTGGATATATTTTGGAAAGGGATTTAGGTGAAACTCTGTTTTGCTGTGGTAGTTGGTCTTGGCAGGAATAAATAACTAGCTTAGCATTTCTAGAAACAGGTTTACATTAGGGCTCTTTTGCTAGATCAGAAACTCAACTGACCTGGCTTAGGCTAAAAGGAAACGTATTGGCTTCCATATCCAAGTCTGGGAAGAACAGGGGTATGCTGGGACCTTAAATGACTTAAATCTTGCCAGGACATTTTTATTCTCTATGCTATAAACAGGCTCTATCCTTATGGTAGAGTGTGTGTTCTCCAGAAGCTCCTGGgctcatattttataaatacagagCAGAATTAAGACTTagggccacgtgcagtggctcacacctgtaatccagcactttgggaggctgaggtgagaggatcacttgagccaggagttcgagaccagcctgggaaactagtgagacctcatctccacaaaaaagaaaaagaaaaaatgaacaaaattatccaggcatggtggtgtgcacctgtagtcccagctactcaggaggctgaggtgggagaattgcttgagcccaggaggttgaggctgcagtaagccatgatcatgccattgtactccagcctgggcaatagagcgagaccctgtctcaaaaaaagacttaGGCTCCCTCATCTCaagttttaaaattctgagaAAGGCTCTGATTGGTCTAACTTGAGTCAGTTGTCTGTCCCTGGCCAATTGCTATAACCAAAAGCaaccaaaagcaaaaaatgaCAGCCCCCATTCTAATAAAATAGTCAGAGGTAGggaaattattgattttttttttttttttttttgagacagggtccagggtttcactctcttgcccaggctggagtgcagtggtgcaatcacagctcactgcagccttgacctcccaggctcaagcaatcctcccatctcagcctcccaggtagctggaactataggcacacaccaccaggcacagctaatttttaaattttggtacagacagggttttgctgtattCCCCAAGCcgttctcaagctcctgggctcacgcagtcctcccaccttggccttccaaagtgctgagattacaggcgtgagccaccatgcccagcctgtttctcAGGGAAAGGAAAATGCTATTCTGGAAGGAAAAACAGTAGGTATCCAGTACCTACTACAACTTTCCCTCAGCACCTCCCCATGCTTCAATCTCAAGGACATGGGATCTTATTCTCATTGTTTCATTCAGCAAACTTAGCAAACTTTAAGCACTTACCTGTGCCCATCGTTAACCGCAATAGTTAACTTTCTGTATAAGTGATGAAGAGCAAGGAATTTGCGGTCAGACAAACCTGAATTTGAATCCAGGCTTCATCACACATAAGCAGTGACCTCAAGGTAATAACTTAAGCTCCCTGGCTCATTTCCCTTATCTGTTCCAAAACATAACCAGAAGGGTTGTTGGGAGACTCACACATTCTTGCACTTACTGTGTCTGGTGCTGGGCCTGGCGCAGAGTGTGCTTGAGGAATGATGGCAGTTACTGTTGGCTATAGCACCTGCAGGCCAGAGCAGCAGGTCTGTCTATACTGCACAGTGTCTTGGTAAACTATTCCAACTACTCTGCCCAAACTTTGAGGAAGACCTGGAATTGTGCACCAGTGCGTTCATTAATAAAGGTCAATATGTTACTGCTGACATAGGGCACCTTACCAAGCTCTATGCTGGGTATTTTACACTCATCATTCTACTTAATCCTCCCAACTATCATGAAGACAGGTGTTTTATGTTACAAATAAGTTAGGATtcaaagacattaaataaatgGTGGGCTggtatttaatacttttttttattttttaaattttttgtagaggcaaggtcttgctattttgcccaggctggtctcgaactcctgggctgaaatgatcctcccgcctcaacctcccaaagtgcttaggattacaggcctgaaccaccacacccggccagggcTGGTATTTAAACCCTCACAAACTACCCTTACAATAGAGTCCAGTATCTTTTTAGAGTACCATATTGTCTTTCAGAAAGAAAGCTaatgtttgatattttaggaCATTTATATCACAGCAGActttcatatgtatttttcattgtttgtCTTTTACTGGCTTGTGATTTTGAAGCCCAaagatatttttgtgtatatgatGGGACCACTACAAGCATGTTTCTTTTGCCTTCCAGCTCCAATCATTGCAGTCTGAACTCCAGTTTAAAGATGCAGAGATGAATGAATTAAGGACAAAGCTCCAGACCAGTGAACGAGCAAATAAACTGGCTGCTCCCTCTGTTTCCCATGTCAGGTAATGATGGTGCTGGAGGGATAGTTCAGTTTTGCATTATTTAGTAAAAAATCTGCATAACAATGTCAGGCTGGTCCTAAATGAAGGCCATTTAGACCCCTCCACCTGGGCAGAGATCCTCTTTTCCTGAAGGATTCAGAGGTGGTTTAGATGAAGCTTGCATGGTTTGAGACATCACAGCATAAAGGTCTATACTCTAGAAATGCTGCCTCTGTATGGCACTTTATAAACATAATTCTTCAGGACTAGAAAGACCTGGAAAAATGATCTCCAAATTTTGGGGGTGGGCTGGTCTCTACTTTTATGTAATTTGTTTAACTGATTTTGTTGGAAGCATGGGTGTattttagttccagctacttggaatatttttttctcatttgctttcTGGGGACCCTTGTCCAACAGCCCCATCCTTTGTGGTCAGATgtgctcaactttttttttttctttttttttttttgagacagagtctcactctgtcacccaggctggagtacagtggtacaatctcagctcactgcaacctccgcctcctgggttcaagcaattctcctccttcagcctcctgagtagctgggactacaggcacacaccaccacgcccagctaatttttgtatttttagtagagacggagtttcaccatgttggccaggctcgtctcaaactcctggactcaaatgatttgccagcctgggcctcccaaactactgggattacaagcatgagccactgtgcctggtgcagCCTGGAAATTTGAAGTGTCAGTCAGGGCATCTTCTGGTTTTGAACATTCTGCCGCCTTTGTTCATAATGGGCAGTGTGTGAAACTGAACTCTCCATGCCTTGCATTGTCCACATAAGACAAGAGAACTGAGGGGATCCTCTTCACACATCAGTAACAGAAAGACCTCAGCATTATATGATCAGATCAGAGGGTTAATACTGCttctctaccataaagacattgGCACTAAGTTGCTCAGTTTTCAACATACCTAGTAGGTTTATcaaaattttgatatttattttgataGCCCTTTTTCTATTTAAAGTCTTTGCATTCTAttggaagtcttttttttttttttgagacagagtctcactatgttgtccaggctggagtgtagtcgcatgatctcagctcactgcaacctccacctcccgagttcaagtgattctcctgtctcagcctcccaagtagctgggattacaggcacataccaccacaccaggctagtttttttgtattttttttttttaagtagagatgggatttcaccatgttggccaagctgctctcgaactcctgacttcaggtgatccgcccgcctcggcctcccaaattgttgggattacaagggtgagccactgtgcccagcctggaagtCTTGTGACTATTAAAAAATCGTTTGTTCcacattggctgggtgcagtggctcacacctgtaatcccaacactttgggaggatgaggcgggcagatcacttgaggtcagtagttcaagaccaacctggccaacatggtgaaaccctgtctctactgaaaatataaaaattatctgggcatggtggcatgcgcctgtaatcccagctatttgggaggctgaggcaggagaatcactcgaacctggaggcagaggttgcagtgagccaggatcacgccactgcactccagcctgggcaacagaacaagactccattccagaaaaaaaaaaatagtttgttcCACATTGAAAAGATGTTTTGCACCAGGCATGGTAGCTACAGAggcaatcccagctacacaggaggctaaggcaggaagattgcttaaggctagcagttcgagaccagcctgggcaacatagcaaaaccccattgctacttaaaaaaaaataaaattactggccccagtggctcacgcctgtaatcccagcattttgggaagctgaggtgggcagatcatttgagcccacgagttcaagactagcctaggcaacatggtgaaactctatctctagaAATAACTCTATctctagaaagaataaaaagttagccagatgtggtggttgcacacctgtagtccctgtgctactcagaaggatgaggtgggaagatcactaagcccaagaggtggaggctgcagtgagccgtagttgtgccactgggctccagcatgggcaacagagtgagaccctgtctcaccaaaaaaaaaaaaaaaaaaattagctggccatgttgatgtgtgcctgtaatcccagctactcaggaggctgggattacagatgggtggatcgcttgagcccaggaggtcaaggctgcagtgagctatgatcatgctactgtactccagcctgggcaacggaacaagactctgtctcaaaaaaaaaaatgttttggtggAATTGTAAATAGTGATAATAAAGAATAGTAAAGGAATTATGGCTAATATTATATTTTTGGatgattagaaaaatataaaaatgagtaaaagaattttcaataattttggaTCAAAATCCCTGGAATTAGCCAGtaacagtggatcatgcctgtaatcccagcactttgggaggccaaagtgggtggatcacttgagctcagcagttccagaccagcctgggtaacttagcgaaaccccatctctttggagaaattaaaatttaaaaatatttttaaaacaaaaaacaaatgcctGGAATTTTGCACTGCTCCTCTGACAAAGAATGGTAGACATATAATAGATAAAACCTTTGGTTAAAACACCTAGACATGAAAAGTTTGAAGTTTGTTAGAAATTTTGTAACCAGATATTTTGAATGGTTTTAGTAGAATCATTACTTTGCTTTCATAGTTAACTTTTTCCAGTCCTAGGAAAAACCCTTCTGTGGTTATAAAGCCAGAAGCATGTTCTccacaatttggaaaaacatcttTTCCTACAAAGGAGTCTTTTAGTGCTAACATGTCCCTTCCCCACTCCTGCCAGACGGAGTCAGGATACAAGCCTCTGGTGGGCAGAGAGGGTAAGTCCATTAGTCATCTATTGATGTATAACAAGCTACCCAAATATGTGGCTtcaaacaattattatttattttctcccaatttctGTGATCAGCAATTCTGACAAGGCACAGAGGGGACAATCTCTGCAGGGACTGGAATCACTGAAACCTTGTCTTAAGCTGGAGGATCTATTTCAAGgtggctcactcacatggctggcagTGTAATTTCTTGCCACATGGGCCTCTGCACATGTATATGGGGTATCCTCTTAACCTGGTGGGTGGCTTCCTCTAAAGCTAGCAAATCCGGAGAGAGCGAGCCAGACAGAAGCTATCCATTTATGgcctagcctcagaagtcacacagcATCCCCTCTGCCACATTCTATTTGTTAGAAGCAAATCACTGAGTCTGGGCTTCATTCAAGGGGGGAAACCAAGCTTataccttttttttaatttttattttttatttttattttattatactttaagttttagggtacatgtgcacaacgtgcaggtttgttacgtatgtatatatgtgccatgttggtgtgttgcacccattaactcgtcatttagcattaggtatatctcctaatgctatccctcccctctccccccaagCTTATACCTTTTGAAGGGGAGTTGTGTCAAAGCATTtgtgggcctttttttttttttttttttgagacggagtctcactctgtcacccaggctggagtgcaatggcacgatatcagctcactgcaacttccgcctcctgggttcaagtgattctcctgcctcagcctcccgaatagctgggattacaggcacctgccatcatgcttgTGGGCATATTTTTAAACCATCACAGCATCAATTGACCATGCCAAAAACCTAGCTAGTATGCaggaatctgtttttcttttcctgtttttttttttttttctttgaggcggagtctcactctgtcaccaggctggagtgcagtggcgtgatctcggctcactgcaacttctgcctcccatgttcaagcgattctcctgcctcagcctcccgagtagctgggactacaggcatgcaccaccacacccagctaatttttgtatttttagtagagacaggtttcaccatgttggcctggatggtctcgatctcatgacctcgtgatccacccacttcagcctcccaaagtgctgggattacaggcatgagccaccgtgcccagcctctgttttccttttgtagTCCAGCTTTTGAGTTTTTATAACTCAGTCCAGATTGAGGGGATGCTGCTGTTTTTTAGAGAGAGACAATCTAACATCAGTAGGTTTTCAGACTGCTATGTCAGTGTATCTTATAAATCAGATACATTGACCGTCTTCTTACCATCAACCTTTCAAATCCTTGGCCATCATAACACTTCTGAGAAACTGTAGCCCACTTACATTTTTGGCATCTAGCAGCTAAAGGGGCAGTGTACAGTAGTGTTACAAGCAGGCAGTAGAGCCCAGTAGCCTGGATGTGAGTCCCAGTAATGCTGTTAACTGGCTTATATGATTTGGGCAAGTCCTttagtctctgtgcctcagtttccctgtatgTAAAACAGACCTAATGATAAATCCTTGTAGGGTCACTGAGGAACAAATGGGGTGATGTGTATAGAGCTCCTAGAACACTGTCTAGCACGTAACAAGCACCATGTCAATGATAGTGGTTACTGTTTTATCTAATTGCCTCATTTTGAGTGAGGCAAACagcttgattttcttttcctttccttgtgtGAGTTCCTGTTTTACATAAGGAAGGTAAAAGATGCAGGGCTCTTGAGCTGCTTTGGCTCTTGTTTGATCCAAGTTTGAAGAAGTAGAACAGCCTGTGTTTTAAACTCATTGCATGTAAAAGTTTCTAATATGCCCATgcttctgggctcaagttttgatttacattttatcACATTTCAGATAGTAAGCCCCACAGTCTGAGAGGTGACTCCATAAAACAAGAAGAGGCCCAGAAAAGCTTTGTTGACAGCTGGAGACAGAGATCAAACACTCAAGGTACCAGAATCCCTGCTTCTCCTGCAGGGGCCTGCATGGCTCTGAGTGATATGCAGAAGAATTGCCCAGGCCTCTGAGAACCGGTGCCCCGGTCAGTCCTTCAGAGAGTCCAGGGAAGTCAAAGTATGTGGCTTAAGCAGAAGACTTTATAAAGTGGAAAGGGCCAAGGGCAGGTATGTCCCAGAGCCTTCCGCACCCACAGGCATCTTCCTGGGGCTTAGTGGCAGCCTAGAGGACAGTTGGCATCCAAAGAATCCTTACTGTTTCCTTCTGAAAGCCACCGAAAAGATCTCCCATGTCAGAACCTTCTAGAGTCATCTTGTCTTCTGCAGGTTCCATTTTGATAAACCTGCTCCTGAAGCAGCCTTTGATCCCAGGGTCATCCCTAAGCCTTTGCCACCTCCTGAGTAGTAGTTCTGAGTCTCCTGCTGGCACCCCCCTGCAGCCACCAGGGTTTGGCAGGTAAGCATAAGACTCCTGGAAAGCTTGTTTGGGAAGGAGCTTCCTGGTAGCAAATTCCTTTCTGGCCCTGGCCAGCCTGAGAAGTCTGTGGGAAGGGCAGGCAGCCTGGAGAATTTGGCAGGCAGGCTGTTTGGGGCTCTTTACCTTATCTCCATCCCACActtaatctatttttctttgtgtttgttgcCAGTACCTTGGCTGGAATGTCAGGCCTCAGGACCACAGGTTCTTATGATGGGTCATTTTCCCTCTCAGCCCTGAGAGAAGCACAGAACCTGGCATTCACTGGACTGAATCTGGTTGCCAGGAATGAGTGCTCACGTGATGGAGACCCagcagagggaggcagaagggccTTCCCACTCTGCCAGCTTCCTGGAGCCGTGCATTTCCTCCCCCTTGTACAGTTCTTCATCGGCTTACACTGCCAGGCCTTGCAGGACTTGGCAGCTGCTAAGAGAAGCGGAGCACCTGGGGACTCACCGACACATTCCTCCTGCGTGAGCTCTGGGGTAGAGACCAACCCTGAGGACTCAGTGTGCATCCTGGAAGGCTTCTCTGTGACTGCACTTAGCATTCTTCAGCACCTGGTGTGCCACAGCGGAGCAGTCGTCTCCCTATTACTGTCAGGAGTAGGGGCAGATTCTGCTGCTGGGGAAGGAAACAGGAGCCTGGTTCACAGGCTTAGTGATGGAGATATGACCTCAGCCCCAAGGGGGGTTGCTGATGACCAAGGACAGCACCCACTGTTGAAGATGCTTCTTCACCTGTTGGCTTTCTCTTCTGCAGCAACAGGACACCTTCAAGCCAGTGTCCTGACCCAGTGCCTTAAGGTTTTGGTGAAATTAGCCGAAAACACTTCTTGTGATTTCTTGCCCAGGTATCAAGCTGCATAGGAGTCATGATTCTTTGTGGGTCTCACCTGACCTCTTAAGGTCTAACCCATGGCACTTGTACTTTGCTCACATCTTGACTTATCTACACTAGTTAGTTCTAAGGCTTGGTTCAGGGAGTTCTGAAGTGATGGGAAGTGGGGCCAAATGGGAGAACCAAGGAAGTGGTTTATTTGATTTAATTCTGCCTCTGAACAACAGGTAAGCAAAAGGCACACATGATTAAAGGAGGCTGCTAACCTCTGTGGAGGAGGGCCCTGCCCCAGGACAAGGGTTAAGACAAGGGGCCTCTGAACCTGAGATGTGGGTAAGCTGAAGACCACATATCACAAGCACGTTGAAGTTTAGTGGGTTCCCTAAGGAAGCAGAGGATGTGGGGAGGGTCTGCAGCCCACGGGCTGACCTTGCTGGGAGTCTGTGCCTGTCATTGTGCCCATCTTTAGCATGCATCTGGGGTGGCCTGTTCTTCTTAAGGTTTGTGGGTAGTATATTATAGTGAACCTAGTGAATGAACACTGTGATCATAAATTCCTCCCTTGGGATTCCAGAGCCGCAAGACTGGGGAGAACTGTGAACACAACCAGCCCACCCCCTCATCCAATAATCCAGTCTCCCTCTCAGCACTCTACCAAAGGGTCAGTTTCTATGTTGGAATGATTCCACTGGCTGAATATATCTTAAATCATCTCATCTCTGAGCTCAGCACTGCTGTTTCCTAGATCTGTTTCCATCTGAATATTTTTGGTTGGTCTGGCCCATGCTAAAGGTGGTATTCACCTGGACACAGCACCGCAGTGTAGTGTGGGCAGTGGGATCAGGCAGACCCAGCACTCAAGTGCCCAGCAGGGGCCCAGCTCATAGtggctgtttttttgttgttgttgtttatttgtttgtttttgtttttgtttttgttttgagatgaagtttcgctcttgttgtccaggctggagtgcagtggtgcgatcttggctcactgcaacctccacttcccaggttcaagcagttctcctgcctcagcctgctgagacgctgagattacaggcacctgccaccacacctggctaattttttatatttttagtagagacagggtttcaccatgttggccaggcttgtctcaaatgccggacctcaggtgatccacctgccttggcctcccaaagtgctaggattacaggcgtgagccaccgggcccagccttggttatttgtttaataattgttaaatgaatgaatcccaggctgggcacagtggctcctgcctgtaatctcagcactttgggaggccaaggtgggaggatcacttgagcccaggagtttgagaccagcgtgggcaacaaagcaagactcccatctctacaat
This region of Gorilla gorilla gorilla isolate KB3781 chromosome 2, NHGRI_mGorGor1-v2.1_pri, whole genome shotgun sequence genomic DNA includes:
- the ATRIP gene encoding ATR-interacting protein isoform X1, whose translation is MAGTSAQGSKRRSEPPAPRPGPPPGTGHPPSKRARGFSAAAAPDPDDPFGAHGDFTADDLEELDTLASQALSQCPAAARDVSSDHKVHRLLDGMSKNPAGKNRETVPIKDNFELEVLQAQYKELKEKMKLMEEEVLIKNGEIKILRDSLHQTESVLEEQRRSHFLLEQEKTQALSDKEKEFSKKLQSLQSELQFKDAEMNELRTKLQTSERANKLAAPSVSHVSPRKNPSVVIKPEACSPQFGKTSFPTKESFSANMSLPHSCQTESGYKPLVGREDSKPHSLRGDSIKQEEAQKSFVDSWRQRSNTQGSILINLLLKQPLIPGSSLSLCHLLSSSSESPAGTPLQPPGFGSTLAGMSGLRTTGSYDGSFSLSALREAQNLAFTGLNLVARNECSRDGDPAEGGRRAFPLCQLPGAVHFLPLVQFFIGLHCQALQDLAAAKRSGAPGDSPTHSSCVSSGVETNPEDSVCILEGFSVTALSILQHLVCHSGAVVSLLLSGVGADSAAGEGNRSLVHRLSDGDMTSAPRGVADDQGQHPLLKMLLHLLAFSSAATGHLQASVLTQCLKVLVKLAENTSCDFLPRAARLGRTVNTTSPPPHPIIQSPSQHSTKGFQCVFQVLPKCLSPETPLPSVLLAVELLSLLADHDQLAPQLCSHSEGCLLLLLYMYITSRPDRVALETQWLQLEQEVVWLLAKLGVQSPLPPVTGSNCQCNVEVVRALTVMLHRQWLTVRRAEGPPRTEQQRRTVRCLRDTVLLLHGLSQKDKLFMMHCVEVLHQFDQVMPGVSMLIRGLPDVTDCEEAALDDLCAAETDVEDPEVECG
- the ATRIP gene encoding ATR-interacting protein isoform X2, whose amino-acid sequence is MAGTSAQGSKRRSEPPAPRPGPPPGTGHPPSKRARGFSAAAAPDPDDPFGAHGDFTADDLEELDTLASQALSQCPAAARDVSSDHKVHRLLDGMSKNPAGKNRETVPIKDNFELEVLQAQYKELKEKMKLMEEEVLIKNGEIKILRDSLHQTESVLEEQRRSHFLLEQEKTQALSDKEKEFSKKLQSLQSELQFKDAEMNELRTKLQTSERANKLAAPSVSHVSPRKNPSVVIKPEACSPQFGKTSFPTKESFSANMSLPHSCQTESGYKPLVGREDSKPHSLRGDSIKQEEAQKSFVDSWRQRSNTQGSILINLLLKQPLIPGSSLSLCHLLSSSSESPAGTPLQPPGFGSTLAGMSGLRTTGSYDGSFSLSALREAQNLAFTGLNLVARNECSRDGDPAEGGRRAFPLCQLPGAVHFLPLVQFFIGLHCQALQDLAAAKRSGAPGDSPTHSSCVSSGVETNPEDSVCILEGFSVTALSILQHLVCHSGAVVSLLLSGVGADSAAGEGNRSLVHRLSDGDMTSAPRGVADDQGQHPLLKMLLHLLAFSSAATGHLQASVLTQCLKVLVKLAENTSCDFLPRAARLGRTVNTTSPPPHPIIQSPSQHSTKGFQCVFQVLPKCLSPETPLPSVLLAVELLSLLADHDQLAPQLCSHSGCLLLLLYMYITSRPDRVALETQWLQLEQEVVWLLAKLGVQSPLPPVTGSNCQCNVEVVRALTVMLHRQWLTVRRAEGPPRTEQQRRTVRCLRDTVLLLHGLSQKDKLFMMHCVEVLHQFDQVMPGVSMLIRGLPDVTDCEEAALDDLCAAETDVEDPEVECG
- the ATRIP gene encoding ATR-interacting protein isoform X3, giving the protein MAGTSAQGSKRRSEPPAPRPGPPPGTGHPPSKRARGFSAAAAPDPDDPFGAHGDFTADDLEELDTLASQALSQCPAAARDVSSDHKVHRLLDGMSKNPAGKNRETVPIKDNFELEVLQAQYKELKEKMKLMEEEVLIKNGEIKILRDSLHQTESVLEEQRRSHFLLEQEKTQALSDKEKEFSKKLQSLQSELQFKDAEMNELRTKLQTSERANKLAAPSVSHVSPRKNPSVVIKPEACSPQFGKTSFPTKESFSANMSLPHSCQTESGYKPLVGREDSKPHSLRGDSIKQEEAQKSFVDSWRQRSNTQGSILINLLLKQPLIPGSSLSLCHLLSSSSESPAGTPLQPPGFGSTLAGMSGLRTTGSYDGSFSLSALREAQNLAFTGLNLVARNECSRDGDPAEGGRRAFPLCQLPGAVHFLPLVQFFIGLHCQALQDLAAAKRSGAPGDSPTHSSCVSSGVETNPEDSVCILEGFSVTALSILQHLVCHSGAVVSLLLSGVGADSAAGEGNRSLVHRLSDGDMTSAPRGVADDQGQHPLLKMLLHLLAFSSAATGHLQASVLTQCLKVLVKLAENTSCDFLPRFQCVFQVLPKCLSPETPLPSVLLAVELLSLLADHDQLAPQLCSHSEGCLLLLLYMYITSRPDRVALETQWLQLEQEVVWLLAKLGVQSPLPPVTGSNCQCNVEVVRALTVMLHRQWLTVRRAEGPPRTEQQRRTVRCLRDTVLLLHGLSQKDKLFMMHCVEVLHQFDQVMPGVSMLIRGLPDVTDCEEAALDDLCAAETDVEDPEVECG
- the ATRIP gene encoding ATR-interacting protein isoform X4, whose amino-acid sequence is MAGTSAQGSKRRSEPPAPRPGPPPGTGHPPSKRARGFSAAAAPDPDDPFGAHGDFTADDLEELDTLASQALSQCPAAARDVSSDHKVHRLLDGMSKNPAGKNRETVPIKDNFELEVLQAQYKELKEKMKLMEEEVLIKNGEIKILRDSLHQTESVLEEQRRSHFLLEQEKTQALSDKEKEFSKKLQSLQSELQFKDAEMNELRTKLQTSERANKLAAPSVSHVSPRKNPSVVIKPEACSPQFGKTSFPTKESFSANMSLPHSCQTESGYKPLVGREDSKPHSLRGDSIKQEEAQKSFVDSWRQRSNTQGSILINLLLKQPLIPGSSLSLCHLLSSSSESPAGTPLQPPGFGSTLAGMSGLRTTGSYDGSFSLSALREAQNLAFTGLNLVARNECSRDGDPAEGGRRAFPLCQLPGAVHFLPLVQFFIGLHCQALQDLAAAKRSGAPGDSPTHSSCVSSGVETNPEDSVCILEGFSVTALSILQHLVCHSGAVVSLLLSGVGADSAAGEGNRSLVHRLSDGDMTSAPRGVADDQGQHPLLKMLLHLLAFSSAATGHLQASVLTQCLKVLVKLAENTSCDFLPRFQCVFQVLPKCLSPETPLPSVLLAVELLSLLADHDQLAPQLCSHSGCLLLLLYMYITSRPDRVALETQWLQLEQEVVWLLAKLGVQSPLPPVTGSNCQCNVEVVRALTVMLHRQWLTVRRAEGPPRTEQQRRTVRCLRDTVLLLHGLSQKDKLFMMHCVEVLHQFDQVMPGVSMLIRGLPDVTDCEEAALDDLCAAETDVEDPEVECG